The genome window GCAGTTAACAGAAATCAATGAAGTAGGAGATGAAGATATTATAGAAACACTCCAATTAGAGTCGGATGTGCTTTTATCGACCCATGGAATGTTATTAAGCCCTATATTTCATATAAAACATCATTATGAATTTATGTATGATCCGACTACTTATTTTCAAGATATATTAAATAATGAACCAACACATCTTACTAAAGAAATGATTTTTTCTCTTTTGTTAGAGCTTCTTCAAAATGACGTACCAATTAAAATTTTTACAAATAAAGAAGTCTAACTTATCCTAAGTATTTCGAAAGAGGAAGTAGCTTCACATAACATAATATTCACGCTGCGGACATTCGTCCTTGATCCGGCATTCGCCGGATACTCGACATACGTCGAGTCGTGAATACGGGAACGTTAGATGAAATCTCTGCAATATCTATTTTAAGTAATTCTAAGTAGAGAGGGTAAGAATCTATGATAAATATTTCTCATTTAGCATTAACAGAACCAATTAAAATCATTATAGGTGCTTCATCGCAGAACTATGAAGGATGGATACAAACACAAGAGGATGAACTGGATTTACTAAGATTTGAAGATTGGGAACAAAGTTTCAAAGATCGTAGAATTGAAGCAATACTATCAGAGCACGTTTGGGAGCATTTGACTTACGAAGAAGGAGTTCAAGCTGCAAAGATTTGTTACAAGTATTTGAATACGGGAGGTTATATTCGTTGTGCAGTTCCTGATGGATATTTTCCAAATGAAGAGTATCAGAACATAGTCAAGATTGGTGGGCCGGGACCACTAGATCACCCGGCAGCAAGTCATAAGATAGTACATAATTATAAGACTATAACTACTATGTTTGAGGAAGCAGGCTTTGAAGTAGAGTTATTAGAATATTGTGATGAAGATGGGGAGTTTTATTTTAAAGACTGGAATCCAGAGAATGGATTTATCTATAGGTCTAAGAGATTTGACCATCGAAACCAGAACGGAAATTTGGGATTTGTATCGTTAATTATTGATGCAAAAAAGAAATAATTGGATAGTATCTCGAAGAAGGCAGAGATATCATCTAACATAATATTCACGCTGCGGGGATTACCCCCTGAGGTCGTCCGATGTATAATAATGGAAGATAACTCTGACGACACACGAGCAGACCTAAGATAGGAGCTATCTTAGGCCGGCTCGCGTCGTGAATACGGGAACGTTAGATGAAATCATCAAAAAACTAAAGGTGTATATGAAACTATACATAAAATAAATAAGAAATTTCAGACAGAGGAGAAATAACATGTTAGAGATCTTGAGAGTTCCATATGAAGATAAAATGATCTTAAACAGTTTGATCCAGTTCTACAGATATGACTCAAGTGAATTTGATGGACATGAATTGACTAATCATGGAGTTTATCTTTACAAGTATCTAGATCATCAATGGACAGATGACTATCGTAAGCCATTTTACTTAAAAATTAATGGAGAACTGGCTGGCTTCGTACTTGTTTTAACAGATGTTCCTAAAGAGTATGTAAAAGCAAGTACAGCAACTCAGACAAATGTAATTAGTGATTTTTTTATAATGCGCAAATTCAGAAATAAGGGATATGGAAAAGAAGTAGCCCATTTTATTTTTAATACCTATAAAGGGATATGGGAAATACGACAGACTCCACAAAATAGGCCAGCAAATCTATTTTGGAACAAGGTAATTAACGAGTTTACAGGTGGGAAGTACGAAGAAGTTATTTTAAACAATGAAAGCTGGAATGGACCTGTTCAAGTATTTCAAATGAAAGAATAGATGCTAGGGTACTCGTAGAAGCTGCTGACATCCTATAACAATATATTCACGTCTCGGGCATTCCCCTTGGTCCGGCACGAAGTTAGATGAGGATTCGGAGTGGCATTTCAGTTTTCGAGGAAGTAGATTCATCCGGACACATCCGCACCGACTAACCACCTCGCGGCCGCTCCCGTTGGTCGCTTAAGTCGGCGGGACGTCGTGAATACAATAACGTTATTTGAAATATGACTAGAGGCTACAAAAGGAGAAAACTTTGATGATTACAATTCATAAAGTTGAATACGAACAAAAATCTATTTTACGGAATCTTCTTGAATTATATAAATATGATTTTAGTGAGTTTGATCCTGATGATGATTCAAACCCAAATGGACTTTATGAGTACAAGTACTTAGATCATTATTGGACAGAAGACGGAAGATATCCATTTTTAATCAAAGTAGATGATAAATTAGCTGGTTTTGCTCTTGTTAGAGATACTGGGAAAAATGAATCTGATCAAACTGTATACTGGATGGCAGAGTTTTTTGTTATGAAGAAGTATAGAAGAATGAAAGTCGGGCAGATTGTTGCCTATGAATTATTTGATAACTTCAATGGTCATTGGAAGGTCGCTCAGATAGAAGCAAATACGCCAGCTCAGGCATTTTGGAGAAAGACCATTGAAAGATATACGAATGGTAACTACTTGGAAATAAGAGATGATGATTGGGAAGGACCGATTCAAACATTTTCGTCAGCAACTCCATGAAGAGTCATTCTCTACATAACACCTTATTCACGCATTGGGCATTCGCCCCCCGGTCCGGCACGAAGTTAGAAGAAGATTCGGAGAGGAAATTCATCAGCGAGGAAGCAGAATCAGCCAGACACATCAGCACCGATTAACTACGCAAACGTCACCGGCTGCTGGCGCAACCTTAAGTCGGTGAGACGTCATGAATACAGGAACGTAAATAGGAAACTTCTACAAAATATCACAGTCTAGTAGGACAGCCTATGTTGAAGCAGAATATTTTGGTGGAGTCGGGTCGCAAAATGGTATTTTTTGGGAAATGGGAGAAGTGATTTTTGAAGAGACCTTAAGCAATAATGCAATCAATAAGTCACTAGAAATACTAGGAGTAATGAGACTGAAGAAAAAGATGAATTTGATACAGTTCGATTAGGGAGACATAGATCTATTGATGATTGGTTGAATAAAGAAACTCATTTGTAGATATCTTTCGAAGGCAGTATCATTGCATAACATAATATAATATTCACGTTGCGGACATTCGTCTTTGGCCCGGCATTCGTTGGGTCGTGAAACCAGGAACGTACACGACAATACTACTACAGAATAGGCTTAGAGAGTTTAACCAAAGGAGATGAGCTGATGAGTATTAAAGCAATATTTTTGGACTTTTATGGAACCTTGGTTCATGAGGATGACGATATCATCCCATTGATCTGTAAGGAAATACAAGAAAATAGTGTGGAAGAATGTGAAGTCAGTGATATAGGGAAGTACTGGTGGAAGATGTTTTCGAGTATGTTTAAAAACAGCTATGGTAAGACATTTAAATCTCAGCGCGAACTCGGGATCCTATCTTTATATGAGACGATTTCTAAATATAGTTCAACCTGTGATGTAAATGAGATCATCCAGAAGCAATTCGATCACTGGATTAAGCCTAAAATATTTAGTGATACATTTCCATTTCTAGAATCTCTTCAAGGATATGAAGTCTACATTTTATCGAATATTGACACAGCTGATGTAAAAGCCGCAATAGCTTATCATGGCATAAAGGTAAATGAAATAATTACAAGTGAAGACGTTAAATCATATAAACCAAGACCAGAATTATTTATTGAAGCCCTAGAAAGACACAATCTGTCTCCTAAAGAGGTGTTACATATCGGGGATTCTTTAATAAGTGATGTCGGTGGAGCAGGTAATTTAGGAATAGCCACAGTCTGGTTAAATCGATTAAATAAGATTAAAACAGATATTGCAGAACCCAACTTTATATGTAGAGATCTAAAAGAAGTAAGAGATATTATTAGTGGAATCGAAGAAGGTAGTATCATTGTATAAAGATTAAATCACTACAAGCAATAAAGTATTTCAATAATTTTTTTGGAAGTATAGTTTTTTGTATATCTGGAGGGAGATTGATGGAGAAACTGAAAAATAGAAAATTGGAATTTTTATTTATATTTGTGAGTATTATAGCGCTTATTCTTGGAGTGCATAATGTTTTTTTATACAAGCATATCAATGAGTTAAAGAAAGATGCTGTAC of Paenibacillus sp. FSL R5-0517 contains these proteins:
- a CDS encoding SAM-dependent methyltransferase — translated: MINISHLALTEPIKIIIGASSQNYEGWIQTQEDELDLLRFEDWEQSFKDRRIEAILSEHVWEHLTYEEGVQAAKICYKYLNTGGYIRCAVPDGYFPNEEYQNIVKIGGPGPLDHPAASHKIVHNYKTITTMFEEAGFEVELLEYCDEDGEFYFKDWNPENGFIYRSKRFDHRNQNGNLGFVSLIIDAKKK
- a CDS encoding GNAT family N-acetyltransferase; protein product: MLEILRVPYEDKMILNSLIQFYRYDSSEFDGHELTNHGVYLYKYLDHQWTDDYRKPFYLKINGELAGFVLVLTDVPKEYVKASTATQTNVISDFFIMRKFRNKGYGKEVAHFIFNTYKGIWEIRQTPQNRPANLFWNKVINEFTGGKYEEVILNNESWNGPVQVFQMKE
- a CDS encoding GNAT family N-acetyltransferase; this translates as MITIHKVEYEQKSILRNLLELYKYDFSEFDPDDDSNPNGLYEYKYLDHYWTEDGRYPFLIKVDDKLAGFALVRDTGKNESDQTVYWMAEFFVMKKYRRMKVGQIVAYELFDNFNGHWKVAQIEANTPAQAFWRKTIERYTNGNYLEIRDDDWEGPIQTFSSATP
- a CDS encoding HAD family hydrolase yields the protein MSIKAIFLDFYGTLVHEDDDIIPLICKEIQENSVEECEVSDIGKYWWKMFSSMFKNSYGKTFKSQRELGILSLYETISKYSSTCDVNEIIQKQFDHWIKPKIFSDTFPFLESLQGYEVYILSNIDTADVKAAIAYHGIKVNEIITSEDVKSYKPRPELFIEALERHNLSPKEVLHIGDSLISDVGGAGNLGIATVWLNRLNKIKTDIAEPNFICRDLKEVRDIISGIEEGSIIV